GCTGAGTGTTGATATAACGGGTGCCAAAGGTGCCCTGATAAATGTCGGTGGCGGCGAAGATTTGACACTTTCTGAAGCAGAGAAGGTTGTAGAGGTTGTTAGTGAACGTCTTGACCCCAGAGCCAATATTATATGGGGCGCCCAGATTCAGGATGACCTCAAAGGAATGCTCAGGGTCATGCTTGTAATAACAGGCGTTAAGAGCAAGCAGATTCTGGGTACTGAGATGGCAGGTGTAAAGGACAGTGAAGAAGAAGACCTTAAAAGTAAACTTGGAATAGACTTCCTTGATTAGGTGTATGTATGGCAGGAGTAAATATTCCTTATATCAACATCAACTTGCCAACGAAGGCGCAGTTCAGGGCAAAGATGAGGGAATGGTATAGAGTTATGAAACTTGCCAGAAAGCCAAGAAGAAATGAATTTATAAATGTCGCAAAGATAACAGGGCTTGGTATACTTGTGGTTGGCTTTCTGGGATTCATTATAAAGCTTGTATCCTACTATGCTACACTTATTGTAAAGTAAGAGGTTGATAAAGGAAAGATTTATATAACATAAAACCTCAACTTCTCAATTCCTACTTTTGTTTATTTTATGGAGGAAACCTATGGCAAACATTTATGCTGTTAAAACCACTGTAGGACAGGAGCGCAATGTAGCAGAGATGCTCTGCCGCAGAGCTGAAAAGGTTAACCGCGAGGCTGAGGAGCTCAACCGCGAAGCTGAGAAGCTCAACCGCGAAGCTGAGAAGGTTAACCGCGAAGTTGAGAAGCTCAAGCTCAACCGCGAAGCTGAAGAGCTCAACTACAAAGCTGAGAAGGAAAAATACAATGTGTACTCTGCACTGGTGTCCAATGAAATAAGGGGTTATATCCTGGTGGAAGCTCGGGATAAAACCGAGATAGAGAAGAGTCTTCGTGGAGTAAGTCATTCCAGAGGGCTGGTGAAAGGCAAAATACCCTTTGCAGAAGTTGAGAAGTTCCTTGAGCCCAAGTCTATAGTTACAAAGGTGAAACAGGGCGACATAGTCGAGCTTATCAGTGGCCCCTTCAGAGGTGAGAAGGCCAGAGTTGTCAGAGTTGACCAGAAAAAAGAGAAAATTACAGTTGAGCTTTTTGAAGCTACCGTACCCATACCTGTAACTGTTGATGGTGAAAGTATCAGAGTGATTAAAAAGGAGGTTTCAGAAGATGAAACAAGTGGTTGAGTCTCTTGTTGATGGCGGCAAGGCAAGTGCCGGTCCCCCGTTGGGCCCAGCTTTGGGGCCGATGGGAGTTAATATAGGTCAGATTGTTGCCAAAATTAATGAGAAGACTAAAGACTTTCAGGGAATGAAGGTTCCTGTGAAGGTCATAATTGACCCTGCAACAAAGCAGTTCG
This genomic interval from archaeon BMS3Bbin15 contains the following:
- a CDS encoding preprotein translocase subunit SecE; this translates as MAGVNIPYININLPTKAQFRAKMREWYRVMKLARKPRRNEFINVAKITGLGILVVGFLGFIIKLVSYYATLIVK
- a CDS encoding transcription antitermination protein NusG is translated as MANIYAVKTTVGQERNVAEMLCRRAEKVNREAEELNREAEKLNREAEKVNREVEKLKLNREAEELNYKAEKEKYNVYSALVSNEIRGYILVEARDKTEIEKSLRGVSHSRGLVKGKIPFAEVEKFLEPKSIVTKVKQGDIVELISGPFRGEKARVVRVDQKKEKITVELFEATVPIPVTVDGESIRVIKKEVSEDETSG